The genomic segment CAGGCCCGTCAGCACCGACAGGGCGCGTTGCGCCTCGTCGGCCTGGCTGGCAATGAAAGCGATACGGGGCGTTGCGGTCATCGGCGGGCCGGTGCGTGAACGTCGGCGCGCAGCTTAGCGCAGGCGCTGTATCGGGATGTCGCGTATCCGGCAACCCCCATCCGATCCCACTCGGCATGCGAGCGGGATCGGCGTGGCGGATGCCCGCCTGCGGAACGCAGCGTCAGCTGCGCTGCACCAGCTGCGACACGCGCTGCACGGCGACAGAGGCGGTCGGATAGTCCAGCGACTTCTGAACGGCGAGTTCGCCGAGCATCGCCAACGTGAAGCGCAACGCAGAATCGTCGCGCTCCAGCCACGCCTGCACCTTGGCCTCCGGCGTCGCGCCCGGCATCGACAGCACCTGCGACACGAGGGCGCGGTGCTGCTGGCCGAGTTCCTCGCGCAGCACGCCACGTGCGACCGCATGCCAACGACCGTCGACTTCCAGCGCATCGATCTGCGCGGTGAGCCACGGCAGGTTCAAGGCCTCGCCGAGACGGAAATGCAGACGCGCCACGTCGACCGGCTTCTGCTTGCGCTCGCTCGCGACTTCGATGATGTCCCAGGCCGCTTCGAGATACGGCAGCGCCGCCAGCTCGATCGCGAGCGACTTCGGCACGCCCTTCTCGATCCACGCCTGCAGGCTGGCATCGTGTTCGGCGCGCTGGCCTTCGGCGATGATCTTGCTGCCGTCGCGGATCGCGTGGAACCCGTCGTGGTAGCGGTCGACCGCCGTGGTGATGTCCGGCAGTGCACCAGGACGCGCCAGCAGCCAGCGGGTGAACGCACGCTGCAGATTCCAGATCACCTGCAGCGCATCGACCTGCACCGACTCCGGCACCTGGCCGTCGAGCGCATCGATCTGACCCCACAGCGCACGCGCCTCGATCGTTTCGCGGGTGATCGTGAACGCCTTGGCGACTTCGCCCGGACCGCGGCCGCTGTCTTCCTGCATGCGCAGCAGGAAGGTCGCGCCCATGCGGTTGATCATGGTGTTGGTCACCGCAGTCGCGATGATCTCGCGCTTCAGGCGATGGCCTTCCATCAGCTCGGCGTACTTCTTCTGCAGCGGCTGCGGGAAGTAGCGCTGCAGCTCGCGCGAGAGGTACGGATCTTCCGGAATATCGGAGTCGAGCATCTGGTCGAACGCGACCAGCTTCGAGTACGACAGCAGCACCGACAGTTCCGGACGCGTCAGGCCCAGGCCCTTGGTTTTGCGCTCGGAAATCTCGGCATCCGACGGCAGGAATTCGATCTGGCGATCGAGCAGACCCTGCGCTTCCAGCGTGCGGATGAAGTGGCGCTTGGAGCCCAAGCGCGACACGCTCATGCGCTCCATCAGGCTCAGCGCCTGGTTCTGACGGTAGTTGTCCCACAGCACCAGACCCGCGACCTCGTCGGTCATCGACGCCAGCAGCTTATTGCGCGCCGGCAGCTTCATGCTGCCGTCCTGCACCAGTGCATTGAGCAGGATCTTGATGTTGACCTCGTGGTCGGACGTGTCCACGCCGGCCGAGTTGTCGATGAAGTCGGTGTTGAGCAGCACGCCGTGGAGGGCGGCCTCGATGCGGCCGAGCTGGGTCAGGCCCAGGTTGCCGCCCTCGCCCACCACCTTGCAGCGCAGGTCGCGGCCGTCGACGCGCAACGGATTGTTGGCGCGGTCGCCGACGTCGGCATGCGTCTCGCTGGAGGACTTCACGTAGGTGCCGATGCCGCCGTTCCACAGCAGATCGACCGGCGCACGCAGGATCGCCGACATCAGTTCGTTCGGGCTGATCGACGTCGCATCGCCCTCGATGCCCAGCGCTTCGCGCGCTTCGGCCGACAGCGGAATCGACTTCGCGCTGCGCGGCCACACGCCGCCACCCTTGGCGATCAGGCTCTTGTCGTAGTCCTCCCAGCTCGAACGCGGAATGGCGAACATGCGCTGGCGCTCGACGAAGGAGCGCGCAGCGTCCGGATTGGGATCGATGAAGATGTGGCGGTGATCGAACGCAGCGACCAGGCGGATGTGCTCGCTCAGCAGCATGCCGTTGCCGAACACGTCGCCGGACATGTCGCCGACACCCACGGTGGTGAAGTCTTCGGTCTGCGAATTGCGGTTCATCGCGCGGAAGTGGCGTTTGACCGACTCCCAGGCGCCGCGCGCGGTGATGCCCATGCCCTTGTGGTCGTAGCCGACCGAGCCGCCGGACGCGAACGCGTCGTCGAGCCAGAAGCCGTGCTCGCGGGCGATGCCGTTGGCGGTGTCGGAGAACGTCGCGGTGCCCTTGTCGGCGGCGACGACGAGATAGGGATCGTTCTCGTCGTGACGCACTACGTCGTTCGGCGGCACGATCTCGCCTTCCACGATGTTGTCGGTGATCTGCAGCAGGCCGTTGATGAACAGCGTGTAGCAGGCAACGCCTTCGGCGAACTGCGCGTCGCGGTCGCCGCCGACCGGCGGACGCTTGACGATGAAGCCGCCCTTCGAGCCGACCGGCACGATGACCGTGTTCTTGACCATCTGCGCCTTGACCAGACCCAGCACTTCGGTGCGGAAGTCCTCGCGGCGGTCCGACCAGCGCAGGCCGCCACGCGCGACAGGGCCGAAGCGCAGGTGGATACCTTCCACGCGCGGGCCGTAAACGAAGATCTCGCGATACGGGCGCGGCTTCGGCAGCTCGGGCACGCGCGCCGAATCGAACTTGAAGCTGATCGTGTCGAGCAGGCCGCCGTCGCGGTTCTTCTGGTAGTAGCTGGTGCGCAGCGTCGCGTCGACGACGGCGAGATAGCTGCGCAGGATGCGGTCCTCGTCGAGGCTGGACACGCGATCGAGCAGGCCCTTCAGCGCGGCACGCGATGCTTCGTACTGCGTGTCGCGGTCGCTGCCACGGGCATCGAGCAGCGGCTGCAGCGTCGTGAGTGTCGCCTCGTCGTTGCCGGTCAACGCCTGCAGCTGGGCGGCGAAGGCCTCGCGGCCGGCATCGATCTGCGCACGGCTCTCGGTGCCGGTTGCCGGATCGAAGCGCGATTCGAAGACTTCGACCAGCAGACGCGCGAGCAGCGGATAGCGGGCGAGCGTGTCTTCGACATAGGCCTGCGAGAACGGCACGCCGACCTGCAGCAGGTACTTGCAGTAGCCGCGCAGCATCGCGATCTGGCGCCAGTCGAGATCGGCGCCCAGCACGAGACGGTTGAAGCCGTCGTTCTCGGCATCGCCGCGCCACACGCGGTCGAAGGCCTCGGTGAAGGCCTGCGCGCGGGCGTCGACGTCGATCGCGCCGGTGGTGGCCTCGACGTAGAAGTCCTGCAGGAACAGCGTGGTGCCGTCGACCTCGATGCGGTTGGGATGCTCGGCGATCACGCGCAGGCCGAGGTTTTCCATCACCGGCAGCACGTCCGACAGCGGGATGTGCGCATCACGGCGATAGAGCTTGAAGTGCAGCACCGACTCGCCGGTGGTCGGCAGCGGCTGGGTGTAGAAGCTCAGCTGCAGCGATTCGGACTCGGCGGTCGCGGCCAGCTTCTCGACGTCGGTCGCGGCCGCAGCGGGCGATGCGAACTCGATGTAGGCCGGTGAAAGCGCACGACCGAATCGGCCTGCGAGGCGCAGGCCCTCAGCCTCGCCGTGACGACGCACGAGTTCATCGCGCAGATCGTCCTGCCAGTTGCGCACGATGGCCTGCAGCGCCTGCTCCAGCGCGCCCTGGTCGATATCCGCGGCGACGCCGGCGCGCGGACGCACGATCAGATGCAGCTGCGCCAGCGGCGATTCGCCGAGCACGACGCTCGCGTCCACGTGATCGGCCTGCATGACTTCACGCAGCAGCTGCTCGATGCGGCGACGCACGTCGGTGTTGAAACGGTCGCGCGGAATGTAGACCAGGACCGAATAGAAGCGGCCGTAGCGGTCCTTGCGCAGGAACAGTCGGCTGCGCACGCGCTCCTGCAGGCCGAGGATGCCGGTGCCGAGGCGGAACAGTTCGTCGGGCGTCGACTGGAACAGCTCGTCGCGCGGCAGTGTCTCGAGCAGATGCTTGAGCGCCTTGCCGCTGTGGCCGGTCGGCTTGAGGCCGGATTCGGTCATCACATGCTCGAAGCGCTCGCGCACCAGCGGGATGTCCCACGGGCGGCGCGTGTACGCGCTCGACGTGTACAGGCCGAGGAAGCGCTGCTCGCTGACGACATTGCCGGCATCGTCGTAACCGAGGATGCCGATGTAATCCATATAGCCGGGACGGTGCACGGTGGAACGCGCACTGGTCTTGGTCAGGATCAGCGCGTCGATCAGGCCTTCGCGGCGCAATGCATCGGCGCCCAGCTCGCTGATCGGACGCGACTTCACCGCGCCGGGCGTGCGCAGCAGGCCCATGCCGCTGTCGGGCACGGCTTCGAGACGCGCGTCGTCGCCCTTGCGGCGGACCTTGTAGGCGCGATAGCCGAAGAACGTGAAGTGGTCGCTCGCGGCCCAGCGCAGGAATTCCTGGGCTTCCTCGCGGCCAGACTCGGAGACCGGAATCTTCTGCGAGTCCAGGTCCGTCGCCATCTGCAGCATCTTGTCGCGCATCGCCGGCCAGTCGGCGACGATCACCCGCACATCGTCGAGCACACCGCGCACCAGCGCTTCGATGCGCGCATTCTCTTCCGGCGTCTGCCGGTCGATCTCCAGATGCATCACCGATTCCGAATCGCCCTCGCCCACACCGGTCAGGCGGCCGGCACGGTCGCGTGCGATCGCAAGCACCGGATGGCCCAGCACGTGCACGCCGATGCCCTGCTCGGCCAGCGCCATCGTCACCGAGTCCACCAGGAACGGCATGTCGTCGTTGACGACCTGCAGCACCGTGTGCGGCGACTCCCAGCCATGGGTCTTCATCACCGGATTGAACAGACGCACGTTCGCGGTGCCCGGCTTGCGCTTGCCGGCGAAGTCGAACAGGTCCGCGGCAAGCGCGGCCCAGCCCTCGGCGCTGTGCAACGGCAGCTCGTCTTCGGTCATGCGCCGGTAGAAGGCCTGCGCGAACGCGCTGGCGTCCGCATGCGCGGCCTTGCCGGCGCGGCGGCGCACGGCGTCGAAGATCGGGTCGAGCAGGCCGAGGCCGGCGCGGCGCGGCGGCGCGGGCAGCACGCCGGCGGCCGTCTTCTTCGCGGGCGCGCTCTTTGCGGGCGTGCGCTTCGCAGGCGCGGCCTTCGCGGAAGCGGCGCGCTGGGTGGATTTCGCGGGCGTAGCGGCCGCGGTGGATTTACCTGTCTTGCGGGATGAGGTCATGACGACAAACGGTCCGATGCAATGAGGCCCGCGTTCTCACGCGGGCCGACGGGAAAGGAAACACACGGGAACGACGCGGACGCGCGGAGCGCGACCGGGTCGGGGACGGCAGATGCCGCACGACCGCGGGGGCGGCGCGGACGGCAGACACGCACGATGCTGGCGTGGAGTGGCGGCATGCGGATCAGCGCAGGCCGGTCTCGTTGCGGGCGATCACCAGACGCTGGATCTCGCTGGTGCCTTCGTAGATCTCGGTGATCTTGGCGTCGCGGAAATACCGTTCGATCGGCATCTCCTTCGAATAGCCCATGCCACCGTGGATCTGCAAAGCCTGGTGGGTGATCCACATCGCGGCTTCCGATGCGGTGAGCTTGGCGATCGCGGCCTCGTTGCTGAAGCGCTTGCCCTCGCCCTTGAGCCAGGCTGCGCGCAGCGTCAGCAGCAGCGACGCGTCGAGCTTGCACTTCATGTCGGCGATCTTCGCCTGGGTCATCTGGAACGTGCCGATCGGCTGGCCGAAGGCCTTGCGCTCCTTGACATAGGCGATGGTCGCCTCGTACGCGGCGCGGGCGATACCGATCGCCTGCGAGGCGATACCGATACGACCGGCATCGAGCACGCCCATGGCGATCTTGAAGCCCTGGCCTTCTTCGCCGAGCACGTCGCCGGCCTGGGCCACGTAATCCTGGAACTCGATCTCGCAGGTCGCCGACGCGCGGATGCCGAGCTTGGGCTCGGTCTTGCCGCGGTGGAAGCCGTCGCGACTGCCATCGATCAGGAACGCGGTGATGCCGCGCGCGCCCTTGTCGGGCTCGGTGACCGCGAACAGCACGAAGTACTTGGCGACCGGACCGGAAGTGATCCAGCTCTTCTTGCCGTTGATGACGTAGGTGCCATCAGCCTGCTTGACCGCACGGCACTTCATCGCCGTGGCGTCGGAGCCCGACTGCGGCTCGGTCAGCGCGAACGCACCGATCTCGCGACCTTCGGCGATCGCGCGCACGTATTCCTGCTTCTGCGCTTCGTTGCCGTGGGTCAGGATGCCGTTGCAGAACAGCGAGTTGTTGACCGACATGATCGTCGAGTGCGCGGCATCAGCCGCGGCCACCTCGACCATCGCCAGCACGTAGGAGATGGGGTCCATGCCCGCGCCGCCGTACTCGTCGGGCACTTCGATGCCCATCAGACCGTTCTCGCCGAGCACCTTCATGTTCTCGACGGGGAAGTCACCGGTCCGGTCGTGATGCTCGGCGCTAGGCGCGATCCGTTCCTGGGCGATCCGTCGCGCGATGTCCTGGATCATCAACTGCTCTTCGCTGAAACCGAACTCCACGGCGTGCAACTCCTGCTCGAAAACGATCCGGCGATTGTAACGTTCCAACCCGGTAAAACACCCGCGAAACCGGTTCCGCAGTGCAGCATGAATCGACCGGAAACAGCGCGCCGGACGCACCGCTTCGCATCATGCAAACGTTGTATGACGGCCGGCTTATCGTGTGACCGCGGCGTGACGCCGACGCTCGCGAACCTTGACCCCACTGCCGCACGCCCCGACAATATCTCTATATCGCGATATGGAGATATTGATGGATCTGGAGGCCTGGTCCGCGCGCCTGAAAGTGCTCGCCGACCCTACGCGTGTCCGCCTGCTCGCCCTGCTCGAAGTCGAAGAGCTCACGGTGGCCGAGCTGTCCTCGATCACCCGCCTCGCCCAGCCACGCGTGTCCACGCACCTGGCGCGCCTGAAGGAAGCCAACCTCGTGCGCGACCGCCGCGCCGGTGTGTCCGCCTATTACCGCTTCGACGATGCGGCGCTCGATCCCGCGCAGCGCGCCCTGTGGCAAGCGCTGTCGACCGGCAGCGACGATCCGCTGCTGCGCCAGGACGCCGAGCGCACGCCCGCGGTGCTGGCGACGCGCGCCGCCGACCAGAGTTGGGCCGACACCGTGGCCGGCGACATGGAACGTCACTACTCGCCCGGACGCACCTGGGAAGCGCTGGCGCGCTCCGCGTTGCCGCTGCTGGAAACCGGCGACGTGCTCGACATCGCCTCGGGCGACGGCGTGCTCGCCGAACTGCTGGCGCCGCATGCGCACCGCTACGTGTGCCTGGACGCCAGCCGGCGCGTGGTCGCGGCGTCGACCGAGCGGCTCAAGAGGTTCACCAACGTCGAAGTGCGCGAGGGCGACATGCATGCCCTGCCCTTCGAGGCCGGCAGCTTCGATCTCGTCGTGCTGATGCACGCGCTGACCTATGCGACCAAGCCCGCGCAGGCCGTCACCGAAGCCGCGCGCGTGCTGCGGCCCGGCGGTCGCCTGCTGCTGTCGAGCCTGGACCGGCACGGTCACGAAACCGCAGTGCAGGCCTACGGCCATGCAAACCTCGGCTTCCCGGACAAGGAACTGCGCCGCTTCGTCACCAAGGCCGGGCTGGAGATCCACAGCGCCGAAACCGTCACCCGCGAAAAGCGTCCGCCGCATTTCCAGGTGATCTCGATCATCGCGAGAAAGCCATG from the Luteimonas fraxinea genome contains:
- a CDS encoding ArsR/SmtB family transcription factor; the encoded protein is MDLEAWSARLKVLADPTRVRLLALLEVEELTVAELSSITRLAQPRVSTHLARLKEANLVRDRRAGVSAYYRFDDAALDPAQRALWQALSTGSDDPLLRQDAERTPAVLATRAADQSWADTVAGDMERHYSPGRTWEALARSALPLLETGDVLDIASGDGVLAELLAPHAHRYVCLDASRRVVAASTERLKRFTNVEVREGDMHALPFEAGSFDLVVLMHALTYATKPAQAVTEAARVLRPGGRLLLSSLDRHGHETAVQAYGHANLGFPDKELRRFVTKAGLEIHSAETVTREKRPPHFQVISIIARKP
- a CDS encoding acyl-CoA dehydrogenase family protein: MEFGFSEEQLMIQDIARRIAQERIAPSAEHHDRTGDFPVENMKVLGENGLMGIEVPDEYGGAGMDPISYVLAMVEVAAADAAHSTIMSVNNSLFCNGILTHGNEAQKQEYVRAIAEGREIGAFALTEPQSGSDATAMKCRAVKQADGTYVINGKKSWITSGPVAKYFVLFAVTEPDKGARGITAFLIDGSRDGFHRGKTEPKLGIRASATCEIEFQDYVAQAGDVLGEEGQGFKIAMGVLDAGRIGIASQAIGIARAAYEATIAYVKERKAFGQPIGTFQMTQAKIADMKCKLDASLLLTLRAAWLKGEGKRFSNEAAIAKLTASEAAMWITHQALQIHGGMGYSKEMPIERYFRDAKITEIYEGTSEIQRLVIARNETGLR
- a CDS encoding NAD-glutamate dehydrogenase codes for the protein MTSSRKTGKSTAAATPAKSTQRAASAKAAPAKRTPAKSAPAKKTAAGVLPAPPRRAGLGLLDPIFDAVRRRAGKAAHADASAFAQAFYRRMTEDELPLHSAEGWAALAADLFDFAGKRKPGTANVRLFNPVMKTHGWESPHTVLQVVNDDMPFLVDSVTMALAEQGIGVHVLGHPVLAIARDRAGRLTGVGEGDSESVMHLEIDRQTPEENARIEALVRGVLDDVRVIVADWPAMRDKMLQMATDLDSQKIPVSESGREEAQEFLRWAASDHFTFFGYRAYKVRRKGDDARLEAVPDSGMGLLRTPGAVKSRPISELGADALRREGLIDALILTKTSARSTVHRPGYMDYIGILGYDDAGNVVSEQRFLGLYTSSAYTRRPWDIPLVRERFEHVMTESGLKPTGHSGKALKHLLETLPRDELFQSTPDELFRLGTGILGLQERVRSRLFLRKDRYGRFYSVLVYIPRDRFNTDVRRRIEQLLREVMQADHVDASVVLGESPLAQLHLIVRPRAGVAADIDQGALEQALQAIVRNWQDDLRDELVRRHGEAEGLRLAGRFGRALSPAYIEFASPAAAATDVEKLAATAESESLQLSFYTQPLPTTGESVLHFKLYRRDAHIPLSDVLPVMENLGLRVIAEHPNRIEVDGTTLFLQDFYVEATTGAIDVDARAQAFTEAFDRVWRGDAENDGFNRLVLGADLDWRQIAMLRGYCKYLLQVGVPFSQAYVEDTLARYPLLARLLVEVFESRFDPATGTESRAQIDAGREAFAAQLQALTGNDEATLTTLQPLLDARGSDRDTQYEASRAALKGLLDRVSSLDEDRILRSYLAVVDATLRTSYYQKNRDGGLLDTISFKFDSARVPELPKPRPYREIFVYGPRVEGIHLRFGPVARGGLRWSDRREDFRTEVLGLVKAQMVKNTVIVPVGSKGGFIVKRPPVGGDRDAQFAEGVACYTLFINGLLQITDNIVEGEIVPPNDVVRHDENDPYLVVAADKGTATFSDTANGIAREHGFWLDDAFASGGSVGYDHKGMGITARGAWESVKRHFRAMNRNSQTEDFTTVGVGDMSGDVFGNGMLLSEHIRLVAAFDHRHIFIDPNPDAARSFVERQRMFAIPRSSWEDYDKSLIAKGGGVWPRSAKSIPLSAEAREALGIEGDATSISPNELMSAILRAPVDLLWNGGIGTYVKSSSETHADVGDRANNPLRVDGRDLRCKVVGEGGNLGLTQLGRIEAALHGVLLNTDFIDNSAGVDTSDHEVNIKILLNALVQDGSMKLPARNKLLASMTDEVAGLVLWDNYRQNQALSLMERMSVSRLGSKRHFIRTLEAQGLLDRQIEFLPSDAEISERKTKGLGLTRPELSVLLSYSKLVAFDQMLDSDIPEDPYLSRELQRYFPQPLQKKYAELMEGHRLKREIIATAVTNTMINRMGATFLLRMQEDSGRGPGEVAKAFTITRETIEARALWGQIDALDGQVPESVQVDALQVIWNLQRAFTRWLLARPGALPDITTAVDRYHDGFHAIRDGSKIIAEGQRAEHDASLQAWIEKGVPKSLAIELAALPYLEAAWDIIEVASERKQKPVDVARLHFRLGEALNLPWLTAQIDALEVDGRWHAVARGVLREELGQQHRALVSQVLSMPGATPEAKVQAWLERDDSALRFTLAMLGELAVQKSLDYPTASVAVQRVSQLVQRS